The Streptomyces nigra genome includes the window CGCCTTGGTGCCCTCGGCGTAGTCGGGGTGCTCGAAGACGCCCATCGGGCCGTTCCAGAAGACGGTGGCGGCGTCGGCGAGCTTCGAGGCGTACAGCTTGCGGGTCTCCGGACCGATGTCCAGGCCCTCCTGGTCGGCGGGGATGGCGTCCGCGGCGACGGTCGTGGGGTGGGCCGGGGCCTTGGTCCTCAGGTCCGGGAACTCGGACGCGACCAGGACGTCGACCGGCAGCACGATCTCCACGCCGCTCTTCTCGGCGCGCTCCAGGTACTCGGTGACGACCGGGATCTGGTCCTCCTGGAGGAGGGAGATGCCGACCTCGTACCCCTTGGCCTTGAGGAAGGTGTACGCCATGCCGCCGCCGATGAGCAGCCGGTCGGCCTTGCCGAGCAGCTGGTCGATGACGGCGAGCTTGTCGGAGACCTTGGCGCCGCCGAGCGCGACGACGTACGGCCGCTGGACGTCGTCGGTGAGCTTCTTGAGGACGCCGACCTCGGTGGCGATGAGGTGGCCGGCGTAGTGCGGCAGCCGGGCCGGCAGGTCGTACACCGAGGCGTGCTTGCGGTGCACCGCGCCGAAGCCGTCGCCGACGTAGACGTCGGCGAGCGCGGCGAGCCGGTCGGCGAAGGCGGCGCGCTCGGCGTCGTCCTTGCTGGTCTCACCGGCGTTGAAGCGCAGGTTCTCCACGACGGCGACCTGTCCGTCGGCGAGGCCCGCGACGACTCCCTGGGCGGAGTCGCCGACCGTGTCGGTCGCGAAGGACACGTCGGTGCCGAGGAGTTCACCGAGGCGCGCGGCCGCCGGGGCGAGCGAGAAGGCGGGGTCCGGGGCGCCCTTGGGGCGGCCCAGGTGGGAGGCGACGACCACGCGGGCGCCCGCCTCGGCGAGGGCCTTGACGGTGGGCAGCACGGCGCGGATGCGGCCGTCGTCGGTGATGGTGGTGCCGTCCAGCGGCACGTTGAGGTCGGCGCGGACGAACACCCGCTTGCCGGCGACGCCTTCGGAGAGAAGTTCGTCGATCGTCTTCATGTAGGGGACTCCTGGGAAGAGCTCGTGATCGCTCGGAAGCGCTCGTGATCCAACAGGTCTGTTCTGTACGTGAGTCAGGGCTCGGGCGGCGCGTCCCTGCGCCGCCCGAGCCCTGACCTCACATCGAGGTGCCTGCTCTGGATATCAGAGCTGGTCGCCGACGAAGACCGTCAGGTCGACGAGGCGGTTGGAGTAGCCCCACTCGTTGTCATACCAGCCGATGACCTTCACGTTCTTGCCCTCCTGGACCATGGTCAGGGAGGAGTCGAAGGTGCAGGACGCCGGGGCGTTGACGATGTCCGAGGAGACGATC containing:
- a CDS encoding phosphoglycerate kinase codes for the protein MKTIDELLSEGVAGKRVFVRADLNVPLDGTTITDDGRIRAVLPTVKALAEAGARVVVASHLGRPKGAPDPAFSLAPAAARLGELLGTDVSFATDTVGDSAQGVVAGLADGQVAVVENLRFNAGETSKDDAERAAFADRLAALADVYVGDGFGAVHRKHASVYDLPARLPHYAGHLIATEVGVLKKLTDDVQRPYVVALGGAKVSDKLAVIDQLLGKADRLLIGGGMAYTFLKAKGYEVGISLLQEDQIPVVTEYLERAEKSGVEIVLPVDVLVASEFPDLRTKAPAHPTTVAADAIPADQEGLDIGPETRKLYASKLADAATVFWNGPMGVFEHPDYAEGTKAVAQALVDSKGFTVVGGGDSAAAVRTLGFDETAFGHISTGGGASLEYLEGKTLPGLAALED